The region ATCACAAATTATTTCAAACATATTTTTAAAACTTCTTTTGACAAAAATAATAAGTTAAGAAGGACTTTTATGAAAATGACTTTTGAAGTCAAAAAGCTCACCCAAACACTACAGTAATGAAATGTCTATTCTTTCTGTAAAAGACTTTTTTGAATATATTTATAATGATAATTGAAAAATGATCCGAGCCCGTTTTACCAATGGATCAAAGATGCAACTATCCGATCATATTATTCATTTTTGCCTCTTatgattaaaaatataatttttcttCTTCTCTAAATTATAATTTATACATACGCTTACGCCACGCGTTTGGGCTTTAAGTGTATAAAGTAATTTGTTGGGCTTACTTCTTGACATGTTTACATTTGACAAACCAACCAACCTAGACTGACTTGGTTGGTTATGTTCGCCTCTAAGGTTTTGACAATTGACATATTCCACGAGTGAAAAGGATGATATAAAGTAAGTAGAAAGTGAAAAGGATCATTCTTTTATGCTGTATGTTTGAACAAAATTCAGTTAAATTGTAAATTAATCTGTACAAAAGCTTTAGCTCGgtattgtctttttttttttcgtaCCGTTCTTTGGGGATCTTTTTCATTCCTACTTCATTGTACACCGGTTCAGCATTTTGTACGCTTTTTACCCCtccaaaaatattataaaaaagtcACGATTGGATTAATGTCATCACACTTAAAAGGAAAACTATCCTTATTAAAAATTGACAACTACATGTTATTGTTGTTGAGGATAATTtgccatttcaaaaaaaaataaatacatgttATTGTTGTATATGTTTCACCAAACCGGATCCATCCATTTTCCACTTTAAATATGTCATACAgtataaaactttcatttagttgCAATAATCACTATTGTATCCAGACACCACCTAGAAATCTAAAATAAACACGTATATTAAGAACAAGTTGATAGTACATTATtgatataataatatattttttataatgatCTTATGTATATactatgtatttaaaaaaaaaaaaaaaaaaaaaaaaaaaaaaaaaaaaagcatgatAGCAAAACGGAAAGTATCcacatttaaaaatatatttttgttacACATGATAAAACTTATTACGTAACTTAAAGAGTAATAATCACTTTTGTACTCAAACACTATCTAAAAATAGAAAACACATAATATGAAGATAGACCAGAACAAGTTGATGTCAATCTGTTATCGAATAATCTGTGTTATCATTGTAACCAACTTAGAAAGTCAAAATATTTACGTGTGGTGTGCCAAGTTGCCAACCATGACCATATTTCAGACATACATACAtattacatatatacatacatgcatacctaaacacacacacacacacacatatatatatatatatatatatatatatatatatatatatatatatatatatatatatatatatatatatatatatatatatagtcaaaatcaaataagaaggaaaattttggtaggaaggtaagaagttttttttctacatatttttttagcaaacaaacaaaatgaatcatcacatgattcatttgtaagatgattcataagaaaaaattctaaaaaaaacatgttgatgattcatttatacaatgattttgttgttatttactaaaattgtcataaaaatgaatattttgttaatttacttaaaaatgaatcataaagatgtttttttgaaatttttttcttgtgaattatcttACAAAtaaatcatctagtgattcatttattttgttcgtcaaaaaaatatgtataaaaaaaacttcttaccttcctacaaaaaaaaaatcttaccggatctatatcctatatatatatatatatatatatatatatatatatatatatatatatatatatatatatatatatatatatatatatatatatatatatatatatataattagggtcaaatgttttcattatctattgtgtgcatatatgattaattctggaccaatcattttagttattttaaaaaagtaattaatgcatattaaatgttgaagatgtaattaatattcattatatcttcaacatgtaatatgaattaattagtttcttaaaataactaaaatgattggtctagaatcaatgatacatacacacaatagatagtgaaaacaaaataacgtaactatatatatatatatatatatatatatatatatatatatatatatatatatatatatatatatatatatatatatatatatatatatatatatatatttgtcaaactTGGAGAAATAAAAGCGAAGCTTTTTCCTTATTgggaaataaaatgaataatagaAAAACTAGAGATCCGGGTCATGTCCACAACAGATCTTTCTAAAAATAGTAAGCAAACTCCAACGGATTTCCAAACAAATAAAATTATCAATTATGACAATGCCAACTGCCGAGACAAATGTCAAATTTCATAATGTGAATTCGATATCAATAAtggttattgtttatgcttactAACTTTATATATGATATATTATATGAAAGCAATCATTAGCTAAAAACGTTGTATTATTAaagcatgtatatatatgtagTCATTAGTTATAAATTAGGGCATGTTCGGCAAAATTAGTTGGTAGCGGGTATCttgtagcttgtagcgttttgttaaacgctatatGAAGTAGTATTAATTGGAGTTAGAgcgttttgaataaaataaacaCTAGAACCTTGTAGTGTCAAACAAAGTTTTCTGTTTTAAACGGAGCGTTTTAACAAacgctagaagctagaagctctcaaacgctccTAAACGCTCCGTGCCGAACACGCCTTTAATCTCACTGACTAAAGCGCTTATAGCCAAACgctattttatgttgtttttttcttttttaaagtcgagggttcaagtcttcTAATGAATACAGATGGATTAATTTAGGAATAGCTTAATATATTTGTTGTTTCAAAAAGAATTAATCTCACTGAACTAAGTAATTACAAATCTTTAGATCTTATAAATTCTTTTCACTATTCATTCTTTTAAAGGGAACTTTGGTAACGATATTACTTATTTTATATTCTATTAATTTGTACTTTTAATAAAtagtatttatatataaaaacgagtattatataaaataaaattaaaatttaaaaagaatgggagtagtatatatatatatatatatatatatatatatatatatatatatatatatgaagattttttttgccacatgtttttcttttatttcatttggacacatggtattttctaaaatttttagattttctatttttcacttgtcattttattgtatcttttattttattaaattaaaattccatttaatatgtaaggtaatatatatgtaagatatttattaaaaaaggtttatatatgtaatgtattcaatatattaaagtctcattaattttaataattcaaaatttttcttatttttcttataaattcaaaattttcaaattattaaaatttcatatttaattaatgtttttttaattaagcTCATTAATACATGGGTTTCAcacctagtgtatatatatatatatatatatatatatatatatatatatatatattggtgagCAGTGTGGAACTGGAAGGAGAGAGACTAAAAtagtctactataataaatgaagataatTTTCCCAAATGTCAATCTCTCTAATGAATTTTGACACTTGTTATTTTAtgataatttttaaataaataatatctaaatgtaaatttatgatttttctaattttaGGGTTAAAAAACCACATAATACTTCTACTCTAATAAATTAAAatctttttgtcacatgtcacactctcatttaTTTAGCTACATgtcattttgtgattattttaaattaaattttttccACATGGCATTTTGTGGTTGTTTtcgttttattaaatttcacataatatttaaatataataattacaataaatgtaataataaatatatatcaatTTAATAATTGactttccttttaatttcaatatttctaaattaaaatttcattagtttcctttgtttatttatttaaatttaaaagataaaaaatcactttaattttaataattcaatgcTTTTAAGAAAATGCGATGTTTTCTTATCTTTCTAAAATAAGTCCGGGATTTTTTtttcatctatatatatatatatatatatatatatatatatatatatatatatatatatatatatatatatatatatatatatatattcaagttaTAATATAATAATGTATATTTATAAATGCAATGATTTAGAACTTATAAGTGAgacaaattaaaaaatatattattattctaTTATTATATAAACCTTTTCAATATATGTCAAATACGTGTCATATAATTtatattaacaaaacataatggTTAATAAACATATCAACAGATCTGTTACAACCCAAACCATGTTGATTGCAAAGTTAGAATAAGTTTGGGATCCAATCCCAATATTCCCACCAATTCATAAGAAACTTGACCATTTAGcttatgtaaaaaaaaatgtttattttgtGATAGTCATTAGGCAAATGACCACATTAATTTGGTGAATATCCCTAACAACAAAGGTTAATTTAGTAAATAACGAGTACGATAATTATGTTCATAAAGTACAATCTTAAAATACAAATGATGTATACAATTATTAGCAAATTAAAATtgcaaataataataaaaatatgttttggTTTTTTATCATCCATATATGATGATTTGATGATCATTAGGTTGGCTCTGGTGTTAACTCTTAAGTCTTAAGTGTTAACTAACTAGCTAGGGTTTCTTTATACTTCTTTGGTGGGTTAGGTACAAGTTTTTATGCATATAAAGTGGGAAAAAGTAGAAGGTATAACCATTAAAGCATGCATGAGCCTGATTGTTTCTGCTCATAGGACTTGTACAACTTGCATTGATGGTTGTACCATTCTGCACTACCAGCATTCGCTTATGCTGATCACGATGAATTAGGATACAAGTTTACACTACACGAGAAGATGGAAAATGGTTTTCTAGTAAATTAAGGTACAACCATTAAAGCATGATGAATGATTGGAGTTGAAACACTTGCATTGATGGTTGTACTATTCTGCACTACCTGTATTTTTAATTTCTCATTCTGGAGGTGGACTAGGGTACAAGTTTTCATGAGGAAATGGAAAACGGAGTTGCATGGAAAATGCGTTTTGATAAGGGGAAGGTATACCCATTGAAGGGTGAGTAATGATTGGACTTATACTATTTGCAGTGATTGTTGTACTATTCTGTTCCAATGCTTTCACTTGTGACCTCAAGAACTTGAGATAATTTGCTGCTTCATCAAGCATGGAGGCTGTGTCCATTTTGTTTCCACCAGGAACCAGTTTCTGCAATGCCCTAATTCTTTCACTCACCCTTTCCCGTCGCTGCCTTGCCGCCACCGTCTGTGGGTCACTTGATATCCTCACATTCTTTCTTTTTGGTTTATCCACCACCGTCTCCGCCGTGAAATTCACCGGCCTGAACGCTGCTTCTCTGTATATCATCTCCTTCATCTGCGCGATCGCCTCCATATCAGTTTCCGATGAATTTCCCGGTTGCTGGAAGTTGATATTCGACGATGTGGATCGACCCACATTCGATCTGTATCTTTTAGGCTTTGGTGCGGCATCCACGCCACAGATCGGCAGTTTTCCGGATGTGCATTGAGAAATAGCACCATCGTCCGTGACGGAATCACCGGACGACACGCCACTCACGTTATTATTTCCGGTGACAATGTTGTCACGCCATAAACTCTTGCCATCTGAGAAAATCTCATCTGATGCGTCTGTACTGCCATTCGTGCCGGAAAGTAAGCATTCTATAGACGTGGCTGTAGCTATCACCGTGGTAGTAGGATTGGCAGTTGTTGAGATGGAAATCTCATTCTTCATCTCTTTCAAGCTATTACTGGACGCCAAATCAGCTGCCATGGCTTCATCACCCCAATCCGTAGGTGCTAACTGATCATGGATTTGGTTTAAGAACAAACTTTCTGAATCAAAATTGAAGCTTTGTTCTTCATGATTATCATGGTCATGTAGGTTGTACCACGAAAATGGCAAATCATCCATGATTCCTTAAACTTAATCTAATTTCAGCAACTGAACTGACAAACAGAAAGACCAAGCAAGAAGAGATGAAATTTGATTTTTGATTGCCTTTGACAAAATGAGGTAGGTACCTTCTTTGtgttagcatatatatatatatatatatatatatatatatatatatatatatatatatatatatatatatatatatatatatactagattaTGACCCCGCGTATAACGCGGGGAACATATAAAAATGTAAATGTAAATGTATAAAAAAGTTGAcactataaaaaaataaagtaacataaacAGATTTAGCATTACTGCTAAcatttaaatgtttgaaaaaaaaacaaagaaacacttGAATATCTATAATAATTGAAGGACCTCTTTGTAAGCAtaactttttgttttattagttggatAACCTTCCTCGTAATATATGAGTACCTTCAATCCCTTTTCACTTGTGACGcgagaaacaaaaaatatataactgAAAATGAGTGAAGACAAGCTTATGCAcgtataatccaacatttgataattattgtCATTGATTTTTATTAGTGGTGATAACAAAATAAACTACTATAGGGAATTGCCTCCGCTGAAAACATAATAAGATTCTTTCATTGGACGGAGTTAAATTCATGCAAGGTATATAAATAGTCTCCATAAAGAATCTATCATATATGATTCAGGCTTCAATGACGTTTCTTCCAAGCCTAACAATCTATAATCTAGTACAATTGCATAGTCCTTTGGTTTGGTTGATATTACAAAGTAATATGACAGGAACACCTACTTTTAGTCTAAGTTTATGGTTGAAAATTCTAGATGTCCAACACAACCGAAGAGTAAATTGATTCCTAAAAAAAACCTGGTAACTCTGTATCACATAAAGAATTTGAACTCATATGTTTTCCCTTCATCTTTCATCAATCCTAGAATGTAGTCATTGGTAGCATCAAATTCTTCATTTGTAGGGACCAAAATAGCTTTATCTTGAAAATATGATTGATCATCAAGATGATTTTCAAAGGATAGATAAATGATGGATACAATTTGAActcataagttatatatatatatatatatatatatatatatatatatatatatatatatatatatatatatatatatatatatatatatacacacacacacacacacaaaataaattaatatattgttatcattctacttttttttttttttttgcaaatttcaatactaaaaacaaattttccctagaaaattgtcatattaatgacctactaattaacaattaaatttatatattacataaatggTTCACATGTGAACAAAAGTACACAA is a window of Lactuca sativa cultivar Salinas chromosome 1, Lsat_Salinas_v11, whole genome shotgun sequence DNA encoding:
- the LOC111900089 gene encoding transcription factor bHLH87; translated protein: MDDLPFSWYNLHDHDNHEEQSFNFDSESLFLNQIHDQLAPTDWGDEAMAADLASSNSLKEMKNEISISTTANPTTTVIATATSIECLLSGTNGSTDASDEIFSDGKSLWRDNIVTGNNNVSGVSSGDSVTDDGAISQCTSGKLPICGVDAAPKPKRYRSNVGRSTSSNINFQQPGNSSETDMEAIAQMKEMIYREAAFRPVNFTAETVVDKPKRKNVRISSDPQTVAARQRRERVSERIRALQKLVPGGNKMDTASMLDEAANYLKFLRSQVKALEQNSTTITANSISPIITHPSMGIPSPYQNAFSMQLRFPFPHENLYPSPPPE